From Cucumis melo cultivar AY chromosome 1, USDA_Cmelo_AY_1.0, whole genome shotgun sequence, a single genomic window includes:
- the LOC103500684 gene encoding aldehyde dehydrogenase family 7 member B4 isoform X1 codes for MGLSKEYGFLSEIGLGSRNLGCYVNGAWKGNGPVVSSSNPANNQVIAEVVEASTQDYEEGMQACSEAAKIWMQVPAPKRGDIVRQIGDALRAKLHQLGRLVSLEMGKILPEGIGEVQEIIDMCDFSVGLSRQLNGSIIPSERPNHIMMEMWNPLGIVGVITAFNFPCAVLGWNACIALVCGNCVVWKGAPTTPLITIAMTKLVAGVLEKNNLPGAIFTSFCGGAEIGQAIAKDRRIPLVSFTGSSKVGLMVQQTVNERYGKCLLELSGNNAIVVMDDADIQLAVRSVLFAAVGTAGQRCTTCRRLLLHESIYQKVLDQLVDVYKQVKIGDPLEKGTLLGPLHTSDSRKNFEKGIEIIKSQGGKIVIGGSVIESEGNFVEPTIVEISPNANVVKEELFAPVLYVMKFKTLKEAIEINNSVPQGLSSSIFTRRPEIIFKWTGPHGSDCGIVNVNIPTNGAEIGGAFGGEKATGGGREAGSDSWKQYMRRSTCTINYGNELPLAQGINFG; via the exons ATGGGTTTGTCTAAGGAGTATGGTTTCTTGAGTGAGATCGGTCTTGGTTCTCGCAATTTGGGGTGTTACGTTAATGGCGCATGGAAGGGAAATGGGCCAGTAGTTTCCTCTTCGAATCCTGCTAATAATCAG GTAATTGCAGAAGTAGTGGAGGCTTCCACTCAAGATTATGAGGAGGGCATGCAGGCATGCAGTGAAGCGGCAAAAATATGGATGCAG GTTCCTGCACCCAAAAGAGGAGATATTGTAAGACAGATAGGAGATGCACTAAGAGCTAAACTCCACCAGCTTGGTCGCCTCGTGTCACTTGAGATGGGAAAGATACTCCCCGAAGGGATAGGAGAAGTTCAG GAAATTATTGACATGTGTGACTTTTCTGTTGGTCTAAGTCGACAGCTTAACGGATCAATAATACCATCTGAGC GCCCCAATCATATAATGATGGAG ATGTGGAACCCTCTTGGAATAGTTGGTGTTATTACAGCTTTCAACTTTCCTTGTGCTGTTCTTG GTTGGAATGCTTGCATTGCACTAGTTTGTGGGAACTGCGTTGTTTG GAAAGGTGCTCCAACAACCCCCTTAATCACCATTGCAATGACAAAGTTAGTGGCTGGAGTTCTAGAAAAGAACAACTTACCAGGTGCGATTTTCACATCCTTTTGTGGTGGTGCTGAAATCGGGCAAGCAATAGCAAAAGACAGGCGTATTCCTTTGGTTTCATTTACTGGCAGTTCCAAG GTTGGTCTAATGGTTCAGCAAACTGTAAATGAGAGATATGGAAAATGCTTGCTTGAGTTGAGTGGAAATAATGCAATTGTTGTCATGGATGATGCTGATATCCAACTTGCTGTTCGGTCTGTTCTCTTCGCCGCTGTTGGCACAGCAGGACAACGATGCACAACATGTCGAAGGCTG CTGCTTCATGAAAGCATCTATCAGAAAGTGCTTGATCAATTGGTTGATGTGTACAAACAAGTAAAAATTGGAGACCCTCTTGAGAAAGGTACCTTACTAGGGCCATTGCACACGTCAGATTCAAGGAAGAATTTTGAGAAGGGAATTGAGATCATAAAGTCTCAG GGAGGTAAGATTGTAATTGGAGGTTCAGTTATTGAATCGGAGGGAAACTTTGTGGAGCCGACAATTGTCGAAATTTCTCCAAATGCCAATGTTGTTAAGGAAGAATTATTTGCTCCAGTTCTTTATGTCATGAAGTTTAAG ACTTTGAAAGAGGCAATTGAAATTAACAACTCTGTTCCGCAAGGGTTGAGCAGTTCTATCTTCACGCGTCGACCTGAGATCATCTTCAAGTGGACTGG GCCACATGGGAGTGACTGTGGTATTGTAAATGTAAACATACCAACAAATGGAGCCGAAATCGGTGGTGCTTTTGGAGGAGAAAAAGCCACTGGAGGTGGTCGTGAAGCAGGAAGTGACTCGTGGAAGCAATACATGCGACGCTCAACTTG CACCATCAACTATGGGAATGAGTTACCATTAGCACAAGGAATCAATTTTGGATAG
- the LOC103500684 gene encoding aldehyde dehydrogenase family 7 member B4 isoform X2, translated as MGLSKEYGFLSEIGLGSRNLGCYVNGAWKGNGPVVSSSNPANNQVIAEVVEASTQDYEEGMQACSEAAKIWMQVPAPKRGDIVRQIGDALRAKLHQLGRLVSLEMGKILPEGIGEVQEIIDMCDFSVGLSRQLNGSIIPSERPNHIMMEMWNPLGIVGVITAFNFPCAVLGWNACIALVCGNCVVWKGAPTTPLITIAMTKLVAGVLEKNNLPGAIFTSFCGGAEIGQAIAKDRRIPLVSFTGSSKVGLMVQQTVNERYGKCLLELSGNNAIVVMDDADIQLAVRSVLFAAVGTAGQRCTTCRRLLLHESIYQKVLDQLVDVYKQVKIGDPLEKGTLLGPLHTSDSRKNFEKGIEIIKSQARKIVIGGSVIESEGNFVEPTIVEISPNANVVKEELFAPVLYVMKFKTLKEAIEINNSVPQGLSSSIFTRRPEIIFKWTGPHGSDCGIVNVNIPTNGAEIGGAFGGEKATGGGREAGSDSWKQYMRRSTCTINYGNELPLAQGINFG; from the exons ATGGGTTTGTCTAAGGAGTATGGTTTCTTGAGTGAGATCGGTCTTGGTTCTCGCAATTTGGGGTGTTACGTTAATGGCGCATGGAAGGGAAATGGGCCAGTAGTTTCCTCTTCGAATCCTGCTAATAATCAG GTAATTGCAGAAGTAGTGGAGGCTTCCACTCAAGATTATGAGGAGGGCATGCAGGCATGCAGTGAAGCGGCAAAAATATGGATGCAG GTTCCTGCACCCAAAAGAGGAGATATTGTAAGACAGATAGGAGATGCACTAAGAGCTAAACTCCACCAGCTTGGTCGCCTCGTGTCACTTGAGATGGGAAAGATACTCCCCGAAGGGATAGGAGAAGTTCAG GAAATTATTGACATGTGTGACTTTTCTGTTGGTCTAAGTCGACAGCTTAACGGATCAATAATACCATCTGAGC GCCCCAATCATATAATGATGGAG ATGTGGAACCCTCTTGGAATAGTTGGTGTTATTACAGCTTTCAACTTTCCTTGTGCTGTTCTTG GTTGGAATGCTTGCATTGCACTAGTTTGTGGGAACTGCGTTGTTTG GAAAGGTGCTCCAACAACCCCCTTAATCACCATTGCAATGACAAAGTTAGTGGCTGGAGTTCTAGAAAAGAACAACTTACCAGGTGCGATTTTCACATCCTTTTGTGGTGGTGCTGAAATCGGGCAAGCAATAGCAAAAGACAGGCGTATTCCTTTGGTTTCATTTACTGGCAGTTCCAAG GTTGGTCTAATGGTTCAGCAAACTGTAAATGAGAGATATGGAAAATGCTTGCTTGAGTTGAGTGGAAATAATGCAATTGTTGTCATGGATGATGCTGATATCCAACTTGCTGTTCGGTCTGTTCTCTTCGCCGCTGTTGGCACAGCAGGACAACGATGCACAACATGTCGAAGGCTG CTGCTTCATGAAAGCATCTATCAGAAAGTGCTTGATCAATTGGTTGATGTGTACAAACAAGTAAAAATTGGAGACCCTCTTGAGAAAGGTACCTTACTAGGGCCATTGCACACGTCAGATTCAAGGAAGAATTTTGAGAAGGGAATTGAGATCATAAAGTCTCAGGCAC GTAAGATTGTAATTGGAGGTTCAGTTATTGAATCGGAGGGAAACTTTGTGGAGCCGACAATTGTCGAAATTTCTCCAAATGCCAATGTTGTTAAGGAAGAATTATTTGCTCCAGTTCTTTATGTCATGAAGTTTAAG ACTTTGAAAGAGGCAATTGAAATTAACAACTCTGTTCCGCAAGGGTTGAGCAGTTCTATCTTCACGCGTCGACCTGAGATCATCTTCAAGTGGACTGG GCCACATGGGAGTGACTGTGGTATTGTAAATGTAAACATACCAACAAATGGAGCCGAAATCGGTGGTGCTTTTGGAGGAGAAAAAGCCACTGGAGGTGGTCGTGAAGCAGGAAGTGACTCGTGGAAGCAATACATGCGACGCTCAACTTG CACCATCAACTATGGGAATGAGTTACCATTAGCACAAGGAATCAATTTTGGATAG
- the LOC103500685 gene encoding LOW QUALITY PROTEIN: subtilisin-like protease SBT1.4 (The sequence of the model RefSeq protein was modified relative to this genomic sequence to represent the inferred CDS: deleted 1 base in 1 codon) gives MANFHLPSSSFFFFFVLFVFPLVFSRSLETQETYIVHVSKSEKPSLFSSHHHWHSSILESLSPSPHPTKLLYNYERAANGFSARITTAQAEELRRVPGIISVIPDRIRQLHTTRTPHFLGLADNLGLWADTNYADDVIIGVLDTGIWPERPSFSDEGLAPVPARWKGTCDTGEGSSALACNRKIIGARAFFFGYESNLRGSLKGSSDFKSARDTDGHGTHTASTAAGSFVKNASFFQYARGEARGMASRARIAAYKICWEFGCYDSDILAAMDQAISDGVDVISLSVGSSGRAPAYYRDSIAIGAFGAMQHGIVVSCSAGNSGPGPYTAVNIAPWIVTVGASTIDREFLADVILGDNRVFSGVSLYSGDPLGDSKLPLVYGGDCGSRYCYSGSLDSSKVAGRIVVCDRGGNARVAKGGAVKSAGGLGMVLANTEENGEELLADSHLIPGTMVGEIAGNKLRDYIHTDPNPTATIVFRGTVIGDSPPAPKVASFSSRGPNYRTAEILKPDVIAPGVNILAGWSGYSSPTGLNIDPRRVEFNIISGTSMSCPHVSGVAALLRKAFPTWSPAAIKSALITTSYSLDSSGSPIKDLATSEESNPFVHGAGHIDPNQALNPGLIYDLTPQDYVSFLCSIGYDSKQIAVFVKGSSYSQLCEHKLSNPGNLNYPSFSVVFDDGEVVKYTRTVTNVGDETEVVYGVKVEAPQGVEISVVPNKLEFNKEKTTLSYEITFTKINGFKESASFGSIQWSDGIHNVRSPIAVSFKTGSIASM, from the exons aTGGCGAATTTCCAtctcccttcttcttcatttttcttcttcttcgttctttTTGTCTTCCCTCTAGTTTTCTCTCGATCGCTGGAAACTCAAGAAACATACATCGTTCATGTCTCTAAATCGGAGAAGCCTTCTTTATTCTCCTCTCATCATCACTGGCACTCTTCCATTCTTGAATCACTCTCTCCTTCACCTCATCCGACCAAGCTTCTTTACAACTACGAGCGTGCCGCTAATGGATTCTCCGCACGAATCACGACTGCTCAGGCCGAGGAGCTGCGTCGTGTTCCCGGTATTATTTCGGTGATTCCTGATCGGATCCGTCAGCTTCATACCACTCGGACGCCTCATTTCTTGGGCTTGGCGGATAACCTAGGGCTATGGGCTGACACGAATTATGCTGATGATGTGATTATTGGTGTTCTTGATACTGGAATTTGGCCGGAGAGGCCGAGTTTCTCTGATGAAGGTTTAGCTCCGGTTCCGGCAAGATGGAAAGGTACCTGCGATACTGGGGAGGGATCTTCGGCTTTGGCTTGTAATCGGAAGATTATTGGTGCAAGAGcg tttttttttggatatgAGTCTAATTTAAGGGGATCGCTGAAAGGTTCTTCGGATTTCAAATCTGCTAGAGATACGGACGGCCATGGAACTCATACGGCTTCAACGGCTGCAGGTTCGTTCGTTAAGAATGCTAGTTTTTTCCAGTACGCTCGTGGTGAAGCCAGAGGTATGGCGAGTAGAGCTCGTATCGCTGCCTACAAGATCTGCTGGGAATTTGGCTGTTACGACTCTGATATACTTGCCGCTATGGATCAGGCGATTTCCGATGGCGTCGATGTCATCTCTCTCTCAGTCGGATCCTCCGGCCGTGCCCCTGCGTATTATCGAGACTCCATTGCAATCGGGGCGTTTGGTGCAATGCAGCACGGCATCGTTGTTTCTTGCTCCGCCGGTAACTCCGGTCCTGGTCCTTACACGGCTGTGAACATCGCTCCTTGGATCGTCACCGTTGGTGCCTCCACTATCGATAGAGAGTTTCTTGCTGATGTCATTCTTGGAGACAATAGGGTTTTTAGCGGCGTGTCGCTTTACTCCGGTGATCCTCTTGGCGATTCCAAGCTTCCGTTGGTCTATGGTGGAGATTGCGGTAGCAGGTATTGTTATTCTGGATCCCTCGATTCGTCGAAAGTCGCTGGAAGAATTGTCGTGTGCGATCGAGGAGGCAACGCCAGAGTCGCCAAAGGAGGCGCAGTGAAATCCGCCGGCGGTCTTGGTATGGTACTAGCGAACACGGAAGAAAACGGTGAAGAGCTCTTAGCAGACTCCCATCTTATTCCAGGAACAATGGTCGGTGAAATCGCCGGCAACAAGCTTCGAGACTACATTCATACGGATCCGAATCCAACTGCTACAATTGTGTTTCGCGGAACTGTCATCGGCGATTCACCGCCAGCTCCTAAAGTCGCTTCCTTCTCCAGCCGGGGTCCGAACTACAGGACGGCGGAGATTCTAAAACCAGACGTTATAGCTCCGGGAGTTAACATTTTGGCCGGCTGGAGCGGCTACAGCAGTCCGACCGGTCTAAACATCGATCCTCGAAGAGTTGAGTTCAATATCATCTCCGGAACTTCAATGTCTTGCCCTCATGTCAGTGGCGTCGCCGCCTTACTCCGAAAGGCTTTTCCGACGTGGTCACCGGCTGCAATCAAATCTGCTCTGATCACCACTTCTTATTCTTTGGACAGTTCCGGCAGCCCAATCAAAGATCTCGCCACAAGCGAAGAATCAAATCCATTCGTCCATGGCGCCGGCCATATCGATCCCAACCAAGCTCTGAATCCAGGCCTGATTTATGATCTCACTCCTCAAGATTACGTTTCATTTCTCTGCTCAATTGGTTACGATTCTAAACAAATAGCCGTTTTCGTGAAGGGTTCTTCATACTCCCAACTTTGTGAACACAAGCTGAGCAACCCCGGCAACCTGAATTACCCATCATTCTCCGTCGTGTTCGACGACGGCGAGGTGGTGAAATACACGAGAACAGTGACCAATGTAGGAGATGAAACTGAagttgtttatggagtgaaagTAGAAGCTCCACAAGGCGTTGAAATCAGTGTTGTTCCAAACAAGCTGGAGTTCAATAAAGAGAAGACAACACTGTCTTATGAGATCACATTCACCAAAATCAATGGATTCAAGGAATCAGCAAGCTTTGGATCAATTCAATGGAGTGATGGAATCCACAATGTTAGGAGTCCAATCGCCGTGTCCTTTAAGACTGGATCCATAGCTTCGATGTAA
- the LOC103500683 gene encoding uncharacterized protein LOC103500683, with translation MSATVLSDTILEPQTASTKLIVHMEAEFVKCDCCGLTEECTPAYIERVRERYSGNWICGLCSEAINYEILRSDSLITAEEAMENHMNLCKKFTALKPPPNPTVHLITAMRQILKRSLDSPSSRALRSMPTSPTKKGSRVPPALTRTGSFFSSLSGS, from the coding sequence ATGTCTGCTACTGTTCTTAGCGATACAATCCTAGAACCTCAAACAGCATCAACGAAGCTAATCGTTCACATGGAAGCGGAGTTCGTCAAATGCGATTGCTGTGGACTAACGGAAGAGTGCACACCAGCATACATAGAACGAGTTCGTGAACGTTACAGTGGGAATTGGATCTGTGGTCTCTGTTCTGAGGCAATCAACTACGAAATCCTCCGTTCCGATAGTCTAATCACGGCGGAGGAAGCCATGGAAAATCACATGAATCTATGCAAGAAATTCACAGCGTTGAAACCACCTCCAAATCCTACAGTGCATTTGATTACGGCGATGAGACAGATTCTGAAACGGAGTTTAGATTCTCCTTCCTCACGGGCTCTGAGGTCCATGCCTACAAGTCCGACGAAGAAAGGGTCACGAGTACCGCCGGCGCTGACTCGAACAGGAAGCTTCTTTTCGTCTCTATCGGGTTCGTGA
- the LOC103500682 gene encoding proteasome subunit alpha type-6 has translation MSRGSGGGYDRHITIFSPEGRLFQVEYAFKAVKSAGTTSIGVKGKDSVCVVTQKKVPDKLLDQTSVTHLFSITKYLGLLATGITADARSLVQQARNEAADFRFRYGYEMPVDVLAKWIADKSQVYTQHAYMRPLGVVAMVLGIDDEYGPRLYKCDPAGHFFGHKATSAGLKEQEAINFLEKKMKNDPAFTYEETVQTAISALQSVLQEDFKANEIEVGVVRSENPIFRVLTTEEVDEHLTAISERD, from the exons ATGAGCCGTGGAAGTGGAGGAGGTTACGATCGTCACATTACTATTTTCTCACCCGAGGGCCGCCTATTTCAAGTCG AATATGCTTTCAAGGCTGTGAAATCTGCCGGAACTACCTCGATTGGTGTCAAAGGGAAGGATTCGGTTTGCGTTGTGACTCAGAAGAAGGTCCCT GACAAACTTTTGGATCAGACAAGTGTAACTCACCTTTTCTCCATTACTAAGTATCTGGGCTTGCTCGCAACTGGCATTACAG CTGATGCAAGATCACTGGTTCAACAAGCAAGGAATGAAGCAGCGGATTTCCGTTTCCGATATGGCTACGAGATGCCAGTGGATGTATTGGCTAAATG GATTGCTGATAAATCACAAGTCTACACCCAGCATGCCTATATGAGACCACTTGGAGTTG TGGCAATGGTTTTGGGGATTGATGATGAGTATGGACCTCGCCTTTATAAATGTGATCCTGCTGGTCATTTCTTTGGTCACAAG GCCACTAGTGCTGGACTTAAGGAGCAGGAGGCTATTAATttcttggaaaagaaaatgaagaatgaTCCTGCTTTTACTTATGAGGAGACTGTGCAG ACTGCAATTTCTGCTCTTCAATCAGTGCTGCAAGAAGACTTCAAGGCCAATGAGATTGAG GTGGGAGTGGTTAGATCGGAGAATCCCATCTTCAGAGTGTTGACCACTGAAGAAGTTGATGAGCATTTGACTGCCATTAGTGAGCGAGATTGA